A genomic stretch from Brassica rapa cultivar Chiifu-401-42 unplaced genomic scaffold, CAAS_Brap_v3.01 Scaffold0820, whole genome shotgun sequence includes:
- the LOC117131055 gene encoding uncharacterized protein LOC117131055: MSKIANRDYAPLNLSGDNYLQWALDTRISLKSKGLGDTIIEDNNENEKNRYRALGLMRHHLIDGLKDQYMTIENPLDLWMALKNRYDHHRMVLLPKARHDWMHLRFLDYKSVDDYNSALFKIVSILKLCGEEVTDSMMLEKTYTTFNHSNSVLQEQYRKKGFATYTDLISCLLLAEANNELLLKSNGVRPAGTAPLPEAHEVEKKDPPNETYYVQDNKKPYGNSRGGFKRRGRDNSNGRDGYSTGRKGNHNNRGRGSNYGRGRGSYSRGRGGITKPSYTSNKSLCHRCGSDNHWAKNCRTPKHLCDLYQESIKNKNPEANMIQENVQEDKEGYGYDADNESDKDNQDDLMDYETSDCLKD, translated from the coding sequence ATGTCAAAAATAGCAAACAGAGACTATGCACCCCTTAATCTCTCCGGAGACAACTACTTGCAGTGGGCACTAGACACAAGGATTAGTCTAAAGTCCAAGGGACTCGGTGATACTATCATCGAAGACAACAATGAGAATGAGAAGAACCGATACAGAGCCTTAGGCCTTATGCGGCATCACCTCATTGATGGTCTTAAAGATCAGTACATGACAATCGAGAATCCACTAGATCTTTGGATGGCTTTAAAGAATAGATATGATCACCACAGGATGGTGTTGCTTCCTAAAGCAAGGCATGATTGGATGCATCTAAGATTCTTAGACTATAAGTCGGTGGATGATTACAATTCAGCTCTATTCAAGATTGTCTCAATACTAAAGCTGTGTGGTGAAGAGGTAACCGATAGCATGATGCTTGAGAAGACCTATACAACCTTCAACCACTCGAATTCTGTGTTGCAAGAGCAATACAGGAAAAAGGGCTTTGCCACATATACTGATCTGATCTCTTGTCTACTCCTGGCCGAGGCAAACAATGAACTCCTACTAAAGAGTAATGGGGTTAGGCCGGCCGGGACAGCACCACTACCCGAAGCTCATGAAGTCGAGAAGAAAGATCCTCCCAATGAAACCTATTACGTCCAAGACAACAAGAAACCATACGGCAATAGCCGTGGTGGGTTCAAGAGGCGTGGACGTGATAACTCAAACGGCCGAGACGGCTACTCAACCGGCCGGAAAGGAAACCACAATAACCGTGGTCGTGGTTCCAATTACGGCCGGGGTCGAGGCAGCTACAGCCGCGGACGAGGTGGTATAACCAAACCATCTTACACGTCCAACAAGTCTCTATGCCATAGATGCGGAAGTGACAATCATTGGGCAAAGAATTGTAGAACTCCGAAACACTTGTGCGACCTCTATCAAGAGAGCATCAAGAACAAGAACCCGGAGGCAAACATGATCCAAGAAAACGTCCAAGAGGACAAGGAAGGATATGGGTATGATGCTGACAATGAATCCGACAAGGACAACCAAGATGATCTAATGGATTATGAGACATCTGATTGTCTCAAGGACTAG